One window of Oreochromis niloticus isolate F11D_XX linkage group LG23, O_niloticus_UMD_NMBU, whole genome shotgun sequence genomic DNA carries:
- the stat1a gene encoding signal transducer and activator of transcription 1a isoform X5 gives MAQWGQLQMLDSKYLEQVDQLYDDSFPMDIRQYLSKWIESIDWDTVAMQDSLATVRFHDLLAQLDDQHSRFALENNFLLQHNIRKIKRNLQDRFQEDPVHMAMIISRNLKEELKILEIAKSTEDETDGAVSAMVVEKQKLDNKVKEMKHIVQVVDQNIKNVEDLQDEYDFKVNTLKNRENEMNGMTVKELEKEKMTVGRMCFELKAKRQDAVVGLNELLNITQALLAELISEELPDWKQRQKIACIGGPPNACVDQLQNWFTAVAESLQQVRQHLKKLQELEQKFTYENDPITGKKAYLEARALELLKNLLSNSLVVERQPCMPTHPQRPLVLKTGVQFTVKLRFLVKLQEFNYQLKVKALFDKDVTEKKGFRRFNILGTNTKVMNMEESNGSLAAEFRHLQLKEQKGPGNRTNDGPLIVTEELHSLSFESELQLNQSGLDIKLEAISLPVVVISNVCQLPSGWASILWYNMLTTEPKNLKFFLSPPAAKWSQLSEVLSWQFSSVTKRGLNQEQLNMLADKLLGTKAQRNPEGLIPWTKFCKQSANEKAFPFWLWIEGILDLIKRHLLSLWNDGCIMGFISKEREKALLTDKCPGTFLLRFSESSREGAITFTWIEHDVHDKPVFHSVEPYTKKELSAVSLPDIIRTYKVMAAENIPENPLRFLYPNIPKDKAFGKYYPKPSEAAEPMEFEDTDKTGYMKTELISVSEV, from the exons ATGGCGCAGTGGGGCCAGCTTCAGATGCTGGACAGCAAATACCTGGAGCAGGTGGATCAGCTGTACGATGACTCGTTCCCCATGGACATCCGGCAGTACCTGAGCAAGTGGATCGAAAGCATCGACTG GGACACGGTGGCCATGCAGGACTCTCTGGCCACTGTTCGTTTCCACGACCTTCTCGCTCAGCTGGACGACCAACACAGCCGCTTCGCTCTGGAGAACAACTTCCTGCTGCAGCACAACATTCGCAAGATCAAGAGGAACTTGCAG GATCGCTTCCAGGAAGATCCCGTCCACATGGCCATGATCATCTCCAGAAACCTGAAGGAGGAGCTGAAGATACTGGAGATTGCAAAGAGCACCGAG GATGAGACCGATGGGGCAGTGTCGGCCATGGTGGTGGAGAAACAGAAGCTGGACAACAAAGTGAAAGAGATGAAGCACATAGTCCAG GTGGTGGATCAGAACATTAAGAACGTAGAAGACCTGCAGGACGAGTACGACTTCAAAGTCAACACACTGAAGAACAGAG AGAATGAAATGAACGGCATGACGGTGAAGGAGCTGGAGAAGGAGAAGATGACAGTTGGGAGGATGTGCTTTGAGCTGAAAGCCAAGCGTCAG GACGCTGTAGTCGGGCTGAACGAGCTGCTGAACATCACTCAGGCCCTGCTGGCAGAGTTGATCTCCGAGGAGCTGCCCGACTGGAAGCAGCGTCAGAAGATCGCCTGCATCGGTGGCCCGCCCAACGCCTGCGTGGACCAGCTGCAGAACTG GTTTACGGCAGTAGCGGAGAGTCTGCAGCAGGTCCGTCAGCACCTGAAGAAGCTGCAGGAGCTGGAGCAGAAGTTCACTTATGAGAACGACCCCATCACAGGGAAGAAGGCTTACTTGGAAGCCCGAGCTCTGGAGCTCCTCAAAAACCTGCTCTCCAA CTCTCTAGTTGTAGAGAGGCAGCCTTGCATGCCCACCCACCCACAGAGACCACTGGTGTTGAAAACAGGCGTCCAGTTTACGGTGAAACTTCG GTTTCTGGTGAAACTGCAAGAGTTTAACTACCAGCTCAAAGTCAAGGCCCTGTTTGATAA gGATGTTACAGAGAAGAAAGG GTTCAGGAGGTTTAACATTTTGGGGACAAACACCAAAGTCATGAACATGGAGGAGTCCAACGGCAGTCTGGCAGCAGAGTTCAGACATTTG CAACTCAAAGAACAGAAAGGACCTGGAAACAGAACAAATGAC GGTCCTCTGATCGTCACCGAGGAGCTCCACTCGCTCAGCTTCGAGTCGGAGCTGCAGCTCAACCAGTCCGGACTCGACATCAAACTTGAG GCCATTTCTCTCCCCGTGGTCGTCATCTCCAACGTCTGCCAGCTACCCAGCGGCTGGGCCTCCATCCTCTGGTACAACATGCTGACCACGGAGCCCAAA AACCTGAAGTTCTTCCTCTCCCCTCCTGCGGCGAAGTGGTCTCAGCTCTCCGAGGTGCTCAGCTGGCAGTTCTCCTCCGTCACCAAGCGAGGCCTGAACCAGGAGCAGCTCAACATGCTCGCTGATAAACTGCTCG GAACCAAAGCTCAGAGGAACCCGGAGGGACTCATCCCCTGGACCAAGTTCTGCAAG CAGAGCGCAAACGAGAAGGCGTTCCCTTTCTGGTTGTGGATTGAAGGTATCCTGGATCTGATCAAAAGACACCTGCTGTCCCTCTGGAACGATGG CTGCATCATGGGATTCATCAGTAAAGAGAGGGAGAAGGCTCTGCTGACTGACAAGTGTCCGGGCACCTTTCTGCTCAGGTTCAGCGAGAGCAGCCGGGAGGGAGCCATCACCTTCACCTGGATCGAACACGACGTCCACG ACAAGCCGGTCTTCCACTCCGTGGAGCCGTACACGAAGAAGGAGCTTTCCGCCGTCTCGCTCCCCGACATCATCCGCACCTACAAGGTGATGGCAGCGGAAAACATCCCAGAGAACCCGCTTCGCTTCCTCTACCCCAACATACCCAAAGACAAGGCCTTTGGGAAGTACTACCCCAAACCATCAGAGG CTGCTGAACCGATGGAGTTTGAGGACACGGACAAGACTGGCTACATGAAGACGGAGCTCATTTCGGTTTCAGAAGTGTAA